tccaacttggaagtttttgactaTTGACTTCTTACTGAAGTGTTCTCTTTTTTTCTCCTTGTATTTTTCCATCCTTTCTACAGCCTGGTCACGGACCTCATCGATTAGCTCCATGTTTGTTCTAAGTCCTTTTTCATTTGCTTCTTCTTCAAAGTTTATTGTTTTGTGGGAAGGAGAGCCCACTTCAATAGGAAGCATTGCTTCTGTTCCATAAGCTAGCTTGAATGGAGTTTCTCCGGTGCTTGTCCTTgggcttgtcctgtaggaccaaagtacatttggtagttcttctggccatttgcttttgctttctttgagtctTTTTTCAATACCTCGGAGTAGGATTCTGTTAGTTACTTTtacttggccatttccttgggaatatgccactgatgattttttgtgcttgatcccgcgctcctggaggtaggactcgaactctgatccaatgaattggggcccattgtctgatactaggactcgtggtatcccgaacctcatcaaaatgttgcccataaactttatgcagtctTGTTGATTGATTGTCCTCATTGCTTTTGCTTCAACCCATTTTGTCATGTAATCAATAGAGACTAGCAGGTACCCGAGGTCTCCTTTGGCCCGAGGGAAGGGTCTCATAATGTCAATACCCCAAACAGCGAAGGGGATAGGTGACAGGACTGAGGATGGTAGGACTGGGCTGATCCGGGACACATTGCTGAAAAGCTGGCATTCTTTGCACTTCTTGATGAATTCTATTGCATCCTGATGAAtggttggccagtagtagccttgtcttATAATCTTATGGGCTAGGGCCTTTGCAGACATGTGGTCTCCGCATATCCCTTCATGCACTTCTGCCAAacagtactttgcttcttctaGGCCAATACATTTCAGGATAGGAGATGAGAAGGTCTTGCAGTAAAGTATTCCttcttcgaggaagaacttggctgcttttgctttcaGTCTTTGAGCTTTTCCTTTGTCTTCTGGGAGCTCTCCATTCTCCAAGTATTTGATGAAGGGAGTCATCCAGTTGTGGATGCTTTCGATCTCCAAGACCTCTCCGGATTCAATGGATGGTTTGAGGAGTTCTTCAAAATAAACTGAGCAGTCTAGATCTGATGAGTTCCGGACTAATTTTGATAGGATAtccgcttcttcattttcttctcgaCATATATGAAGGACTTGATGGCTTGGTATTGAAGCTAAGTAGCTTTGAACCAGCGCTTGGTACTTTGCCAGAGTAGGGTCTTTTGCTATGTATTCTccatttgtttgcttgaccactatctgggagtcgctgtaaacttttaagtcctggacccttagagtcctggagagctttagtcctgcaatcaatgcctcatattctgcttgatTGTTTGTTGCGGGGAAGCCGAAAGATATAGTTGTCTGTATCTTGAATCCTTTTGGACTTTTGAGTATGAGTCCGGCTCCCGATCTCTcgcttgttgaagaaccatctaccTTTAAGGTCCAGGCTCCCGGACTTGTATCCTTTTTTGGCTCCTGATCCATGTCCATTGGTTCCGGTTCTTCTTCTGGGAAGTTAcattcgattatgaaatctgcaagAGCTTGAGCTTTGATTGTCGTCCTAGGAACGAAACTTAAATTGAACTGGCTCAACTCCACAGCCCAATTGACAAGTCTTCCCGAGATATCTGGCTTGTGAATTATTTTCCTCAGTGGTTGATTTGTCACTACTCTGATTTCTCTCCCTtggaagtagtgtctgagttTTCTTGAAGTTGTGACTAAGGCAAAGGCAAACTTCTCCAATCTTGGATATCTTATTTCTGCATCTTTTAGGACTTGG
This sequence is a window from Apium graveolens cultivar Ventura chromosome 9, ASM990537v1, whole genome shotgun sequence. Protein-coding genes within it:
- the LOC141685638 gene encoding uncharacterized protein LOC141685638; translation: MNPKDIPKTVFITHRAVYVYVKLPFGLTSAGSTYQRAMKKIFKSQIGRNLECYVDDMISKSTTIPGYVEDLKQCFDNLRKNKLKLNPEKCTFGVGAGKFLGLMISNRGIEANPEKIKDIQEMKAPRTQKDVQKLAGSLAALRIFVSKLAERCLPFFDLLKGATNKKEVNWNPECQNAFEEIKYYLSQPPVLTKAQPREPIYLYLSAEAQAVGATLIREENGTQQPVYYVSQVLKDAEIRYPRLEKFAFALVTTSRKLRHYFQGREIRVVTNQPLRKIIHKPDISGRLVNWAVELSQFNLSFVPRTTIKAQALADFIIECNFPEEEPEPMDMDQEPKKDTSPGAWTLKVDGSSTSERSGAGLILKSPKGFKIQTTISFGFPATNNQAEYEIVVKQTNGEYIAKDPTLAKYQALVQSYLASIPSHQVLHICREENEEADILSKLVRNSSDLDCSVYFEELLKPSIESGEVLEIESIHNWMTPFIKYLENGELPEDKGKAQRLKAKAAKFFLEEGILYCKTFSSPILKCIGLEEAKYCLAEVHEGICGDHMSAKALAHKIIRQGYYWPTIHQDAIEFIKKCKECQLFSNVSRISPVLPSSVLSPIPFAVWGIDIMRPFPRAKGDLGYLLVSIDYMTKWVEAKAMRTINQQDCIKTSPRTSTGETPFKLAYGTEAMLPIEVGSPSHKTINFEEEANEKGLRTNMELIDEVRDQAVERMEKYKEKKREHFKTTSQDKAISLD